Sequence from the Sinorhizobium meliloti genome:
AGCAATCGGTGCGGAGCTAGGGTGTCATAATGAGGAGCAAACGCTCTAGATGCGCAACCTGAGCAGGTTACCCTCGGTCAGTCCGAGTCTGTGATCGTAGCCCGCCCGCTTGGTCCTTAAAGATCGAGCAGAGAAAACCAATCGTGGACGCTCAGTCCCAATTGTTCGAGGTGGGACGCCAGCGTCTTTGCTGGGTCACCGCCCCCGGCGCTGTAACTCGGAAGGGACAGATTATCGTCGCCCAATGGAAAAAGCGCACCGTGGCGCTCCAACACCGCGGCGGCGCCGATCTCTCCGCCCGCTGCAGAGGAATTGGCCTTTGCCGCGACTCTCGGAGTGAAGTAGCCGCCGCGAGCATAGCCCAGACCATTCAAGCCGCTGCTTTCGAAGGCTGTCACGCGACCGACCATCATGACATGGTCGCCCGCCTCGATAACATCATGCATCGAACATTCAAACCACGCCGCCACCTGCGCGAATATCGGACAGCCGTTCGGACCCCTCGCCCAGTCGACAGCAGCGAAGCGATCTTCGGCGGGGCGGGCAAATTTAATGGACACATCCTTCTGCGCCTCTGACAATATGTTGATGGCGAAGTGCTCGGCTGTGGTCATTGTCGAGTAGTCGCGCGCAGTCTTGGGAACGCAAACGAGCAGCAGCGGCGGATCCAAGGATACAGATGTAAAGGACTTGGCAGTGAAACCAACCGGTCTGTCCGCCGGACCGGTGGCTGTTATGACCGTCACTGCGGTTGGAAACGCTCCAAACGCCTCGCGCAAAGCTCTCGGGTCGAAAACGTCCGCCTTCATGTCCTTTCCCTCCTTGCGCGCCAGCTATTCTGCCATCGTCGCATAGACGGCTTCTGCAGGCAGATTCACCATGTGTTCGGCCCGCCGCGGATCGCCAACGATAGGGCCTTTCTGTCGACTTGAGACCTCCAGCACTTCCCTGCGTATTCGAGCGGCCATCGGTAGCCGTCTTCTAGATTACGTCTCATGGTATGCCATATTACGTTCCTGTCAAGCGACTCTTCAATGCGGGACCTGATGCCCGGCCAAACGCCTGACCGCGGCGACCCAACCTATGCCGATGCCATACTCGATAGGTTGGTCCACAATGCCCACCGCATCGAATTGAGCGGCGATAGTTTGCACCGAAATCTGCCGCGCAAAGCTTGAGACCTCGCCTGAATGAACTGACAACAATCATCGCCTGCAGACCCCACTAAACAGGGGGCGAGATCATCCCGGAAACCGGGTGTCAATGCCGCTGTAAATTTCCCCAAAAGTGCCGAAGTAAAATTCCCCAATTATGCCGACGGGGTCGTCATGGAGAGATGGCTATTTTTCGGCGGCCGTCCCCTCGGTTTCGGCGGAGGGGTGAAGGCTGGCGGCGTGATCAGCGCCTTCGAGCGGACATGCTCCGGCATGAGCTCGGCATGCTGACGCAGTCGATAGCTTGATCCCTCGATCTGGACGACGACGGCATGGTGCAGAAGCCTGTCGAGCAGCGCGGTGGCAACGACCGGATCGCCGAAGACATCGCCCCATTCGGCAAAGCCACGATTTGAGGTGAGGATCATTGCCCCACGTTCGTAGCGGGGCGTTGACGAGTTGGAAGAACAGATTGCCGCCGCCGGCGATGACCGGAAGATAGCCGATCTCGTCGACGATCAGCAGGCTTGGCCTGCAGAAGAAGCGGATGCGCTCCTGCAGCCTGCCTTCCCGTTCGGCGCGTGAGAGCGCGGCGATCAGATCGGCGAGCGTTGTGAAGTAGACGCTCTTTCCGGCCTTAACGGCCTCGACGCCGAGAGCGGTGGCCAAGTGGCTTTTGCCCGTTCCCGGTGGGCCGAGGAAGTGGACAGCCTCACACCGCTCGATGAAGCCGAGCTGTGCGAGGGTGAAGATCCGATCCTTGTCGAGCGATGGCTGGAAGGAGAAGTCGAAGCCGGCCAGCGTCTTGATCGTCGCAAGCCGCCCCATCCGCAGCGCGGTCTTGATACGGCTATTC
This genomic interval carries:
- a CDS encoding flavin reductase family protein; the encoded protein is MKADVFDPRALREAFGAFPTAVTVITATGPADRPVGFTAKSFTSVSLDPPLLLVCVPKTARDYSTMTTAEHFAINILSEAQKDVSIKFARPAEDRFAAVDWARGPNGCPIFAQVAAWFECSMHDVIEAGDHVMMVGRVTAFESSGLNGLGYARGGYFTPRVAAKANSSAAGGEIGAAAVLERHGALFPLGDDNLSLPSYSAGGGDPAKTLASHLEQLGLSVHDWFSLLDL